GTTCtactttctttcctttctattttttatttactacatttttatatttaatacatattaaatattttcttcttttaccctttcttttacttttttctttctttcattttgcaGGTGATAACCTGTTTGGATTACATTCATTACTTTGGCTATGCTCACCACGGTACTACTTAGAAATACTTCTTGCATTGTCCATATTATTGCTAATGCATTTAAATATCTGCCAACACATTAATTAATACACACAATATTTGTAGCTATAATAAAGGAAAATCCAATTTTATGCATAATTGCACATTCCATATACACATGAGCTTCCTTTACCACAGCTATTGTTGCATCCTCCGCAGTGGTTCTCGTCGAATAATGGGCTCACACACTTCCCTTCACAGCAAATGCTGGAATAGTTACATGTCTTGCCACACCTCCCACAGTTGAATTGTTCTGTCTTGAGGTCTACGCATCTTCTGTTGCAGCAAAATAGGCCTTTCATGCTGCAAATTTCAGGCTGTTTGTCGCATGTCAAGAAAGGACGAAATCCCTGGGTAGGAAACCCACCTGCTCCTCTAAACGAGGCTGCCATTTGGCTATTTCCCAGAGGATGATCAGATTTTTCGCTAGTGATGGCGGAGAGAGTAATGGCCACTAAGGCCATTACTATAGACAACATAAAGAAGAGGTTCAAGAATTTCATGTCTTTACGAAGGTAAAATTAAGCTTATGAAATAAGTGGTGATATAGATATGAATGATTTGGATGGAGAAGAACGCAAGCATGCAGGGTGgtatttatatagaaaatttagTGGTAATCAAGATTTACTACTGCATACTATTAGCATGGTATATGGATCCATAGGAAGCTGCTTTTGGTTAATTTGTGGGTAGTCTGCTCTAATCCAACGAGTATATATAGAAAATTCAAGTAACTGAAGTTAGGCCTCTTGAATTAATGAAGAAGGCATAATTAGATAATTGAAATTTTGGCCGTAGGTTGGCAGATGAGACTCTTTGTTATCATTTTGATAATAACTTAACACTTTCCAGTTCCACGCACCTAGATTCTCAGCTTTTATGTTAAGCTTTGAGTTCTAAATATATTATTGTCTAACAAAAACAAATTGCATAcagttttactttcttttttttgctaGCCCATACAACACAAAGAACTGCCTTAATAGAAATCAGATTCGAATATAGGCATCCTAAAGTCAAATCCCCTGCCAACGAACCACACGCCTCATGCTCTTACAATCAAAGCTATCCTTCCTAAGCCATATATTCCATTGCCTCCATGGACAACTTCTATGATTAATTATCATCAACAACAAAGCCGACAGAGCTGACAAAAATAAGTTTTCATCAACTTTCCAGTTTTGTTTGCCAAAATGAAACTAAAGGCTAATATTTGTTCACTGAGTAATTCTCtcgtaattttaattttatccttttcccctttcatttttgttctgtatatatgtatatttatactCACAAGTCACAAGTAATGTGTTTGTTTATATTGGATGGAAGGGAAAGTGATGGAATTAGCCCTTTACACGATCCTCTTCTTCAACACATGTACATCCTCTCTTTTCTTCCAACAAAAGATGCTGTATACGAATCAGTGTTTTGTAGGTGGAAAGATTTATGGATTCCAGTCAGAGACCTTCGTTTCCTTTGACGACAACCACTTAACTGATGATGATGGTCATACGGTTAGACGTGATCGAGTCCATTCGTGTTTTATTGATCGCGGACATGGAGAATTAAATAGTACTCGGTCAATCACGACAACAACAACAATGTTCATTACTTACGTGAACAATCAAATGTTGTGGAtatcttttatttcatatttatgaatACATTAGTCAACAAACAAATGTTGTGGATATCTTTTCAAATAGTAACATGAAATCAttgaaacaataattaaatttaaattaaaaaataactacATCTAGCGAAACCCAACACCAAGTTGTGAAGGCTCGCCCTTATTTATTATTGGTAATTTCAATGACTATATACGACATAAACATGCTAGTCATTTAATCAAATATCTCACAGAGGGAAATCTGCCAGAGTTTCTACGCATAGCTGCACATCCCATACAGACATTTACTTCCTTTCGTGCATCTATTGTAGCAATCCCCACAATGCAGTCTGTTGGACATTGGATTCACACACTTCCCTTTGCAGCAAATCTCCGAGTACTTACACTTCTTACCACACTTCCCGCAGTTGAACCTGTCCCACATCACATTCACACATTTTCTCTCGCAGCAATCAGGCCCAGGGCTGCCCGCCGCACGACACACTCTCGGGTATTTGTTACACGTCATCATGCCCCGAGGTTTTTGAGCAAGAAACCGGCTCATAATCCCAACAGAAGTGGGTTCGGCTTGGCTACGATCTCCGTCACCATCATTGTCGACAAACAACGGTTCATCGCCAGATGGTGTGGCGGAGAGATTGGTGATGGCCAAGGCCATTAACAAGGCAGACAAAATGAAGATGTGGAGAGCTTTCATGTTTGAGAGGTGATGGAAAAATAATACGATATGCTATGGATAATTGGGTGTGATATTATGCACAGGAATTTATAGACAAAAATGGAGGGTGACATTCCATATTAAAAGGcaaaaacaaatttttgcaTGGTTTGGTTCTGGGCCGAGATTGCTGTTCATGGGGTGGTCCAATTCGACgtgtgtttttaaaatatttaagtaaactATAAGTTAGGCGTCCCAAGAAAAATTATACCCAAAAATTAGGTGAATTTCATCGGCTTGTATTTCTATGAACAACTATCATTTTCTTAGCCACTTCATAGTTTATAGGTtgagtttttagattttttttttctgtgtgGTCAacattcaactttttttttctcaacgTTCATATATAAATGCCAGAATATATGTAAAaggatttctttttattcttctgaaatattgatatttccatacaagtaaaaaaaattacacagaaaaattcctataaatatatAAGGTTTTGCTGtaattgttttatatgttttaccgtgaaataaaaagattcacaaaaggatttaaaatactgttatatattattataaaataaaaaatcattaaaataaacatatttgcATCTAAaattcactttatttatttcattcacAATATATAGAATAATGCTTTAACAGTAAAATGGCCCTAAATTATATCCTGATTCCCTAAAATGT
This sequence is a window from Gossypium raimondii isolate GPD5lz chromosome 5, ASM2569854v1, whole genome shotgun sequence. Protein-coding genes within it:
- the LOC105766816 gene encoding stigma-specific STIG1-like protein 3; its protein translation is MKFLNLFFMLSIVMALVAITLSAITSEKSDHPLGNSQMAASFRGAGGFPTQGFRPFLTCDKQPEICSMKGLFCCNRRCVDLKTEQFNCGRCGKTCNYSSICCEGKCVSPLFDENHCGGCNNSCGKGSSCVYGMCNYA
- the LOC105767517 gene encoding stigma-specific STIG1-like protein 1, which translates into the protein MKALHIFILSALLMALAITNLSATPSGDEPLFVDNDGDGDRSQAEPTSVGIMSRFLAQKPRGMMTCNKYPRVCRAAGSPGPDCCERKCVNVMWDRFNCGKCGKKCKYSEICCKGKCVNPMSNRLHCGDCYNRCTKGSKCLYGMCSYA